Sequence from the Paenibacillus riograndensis SBR5 genome:
CCATCATCGCAATAATCACCGCATTGGAATGCGGAACGGTAATATCGTCCCAGGTTTTGTAACGCAGGTCGTCAGGGCTGATGCTGTGTATGCCGGGTTTGCCGCGGCTGGCGTTGCGCCGCAGATTCTCAAGCAGGGTGCGTTTTTTGTCGATGTTGGACATCATGCCTTTTTTGCGGATATCGTTGAAGACGATAGATTTAACCTCGATCTCTTCCTGTGTCTTGGGGGCCAGATGAGGCAGCTCCATATCCTCGAACAGGATGTCCTCCAGGTCCTCCAGGTCAACCTCCGCTTCTACGGTATCCTGGCCGGGCTGATCGCCCGCCTTGTCGCCTTTGCCCGGATGGGCGGACTGGGAATCGCGGCCGAGCACATCGCCGACCTGGCTTTCGCCGTCGCCCTGGCCGACATGCTTTTGCTTGCGGAAATTGTAGATGATCCTGTACTCATCCAGACTGCGGATGGGCACCTTCACGATCTGCTTGCCGTCAGACATAATAATATTCTCTTCGGTCACAAGGTCGGGCAAATTATCCTTAATGGCTTCCCGGACCTTCTGCTGATGACGCTCCTGATCCTGATGGCCTTTACGGTGAAGGGACCAGTCTTCTTTGGATACGACGAATGCGGAATGACCGGATGATTGCGGCAGGATGACCACCTCCCATGGAATATAAATCGGTACGGGCGCAAGGGGTGCAATGAATGAAGGGCAGGTTGTAACTAAAGTATATTCATGGGGATGGGGGATATGTGAACCTTCTTATTCACTGATTTCTTCAATCATAAGTTTGTAGCTGTTGGAGCGGGCCTCGCCGGAGTACCGGCGCCCGTCGATGGTATACAGATACAGCGCGGTTGAGCTGCCCTGAAGGGCGCTGCCCATATAGCCGGGATGGACACGGACAAGATAGCTGAGCTGAGCGGTTTGCCCTGGATCCATCACTCCCAGGGAAACGATGCCGCTGTACTTGGATTCGGGTACAGTATGGACGCTGATCGTAACCTTCCCCGTCTCCAATGTGCATCCCTGGGGAATGATCTGTATTACTGATACCTCAGCCGGATAGTTGCCGCTGTTGGTAACAGCGATGTTGAACTCAGCAATACCGCCGGGTTCAACCATTGGAGGCTCTCCGGTCATTTCAATCGAGATGACCGGAGAGAACAGCAGAGTGGTTACTGTATTGGAGCGGACCCGCTCCCGTACATTACGCCCATCGGGCAGCGTAAAAGTATACTCCACGCTGCCCTGATTCTGGATTGCTGGCATCTGAAGGATGTCAGCCTCAGCAGGGATAGAAACGAGCAGATCAACAACGGCTGCCGAGCCTGCCCGGATGGTGCCAAGCGGAATGCCTTCCCCGGGATGGACCCCTCTCTGCGGGATTCCGTCTATATGCACACTGTCCCAGACGAACAGGGTGCCGGAAGGGATGGCACCGGCAAGCATGGCGTCCACGGCCAGCTTTCCGCTGTTCCGGATGGTGAACCGATAGCCCAGACGGTCTCCGGGAGCTGCGCTGTATTTGTCAACCTTCAGGCTGACCGAGAGGCCGGATTGAATTACGGCAACAGTGACTGTATTGCTCTTGGTTCCATCCGTATCGCCATCCGCATCGTAAGTGACAACTGCCTGGGCGGTTAGGGCGGGGACTGAAACCACCCTTACCTGGAATGAGATGTCTGCAGTCTTGCCCGGGTCGAGAGGGGGCAGCGGTATGCCCTTATCCGGGTCGGCATCCGGCGAATAGATGCCGCCCGAGATTACGCTTCCGGGAAGGAATATTGCTCCTTCCGGCACAGGAAGTGTGGTCAGGATGCCGGACATCAGCCGGGTTCCCTCGTTTCTTACCCGCAGAGTGAAAGTAACAGCATCCCCTACAAACGTTGTAGGGGTGCTCGACGCCAACAGAATAGAGAGCTTGTAGGCGAGCAGGGAGACCGTTATCTGGTTCGAGAAGACTTCGCCCTCCACATGTCTGCCTTCCGGCGTGGTGAAGGAATAGACGGCCCTGGCTCTATTGCCCAGCTCCAGAGAAGGCGGCAGGGAGACAACGATCACTTGAAAGGCAATGCGGACCTCCGTCTGGGGAGCGACCGCCCCCAGCAGGATGCCGGAGAACGGGGATACCCCCGGCAGGGGGACTCCGTCCCGCAGCACACTGTTGGCGACAAAGGATACCCCGGAAGGCAGGGCATCCACAAGGGTAGTCAGGGCGGGCGCATTGCCTTCATTGCGGGCAATGAGCGTGTACACCAGTGTCTCCCCGAGGGAGGCACTGGTGTGATCTGCACTTTTTACTAACGTTAGAACCGGGCCGACAACCGGGGTGTTAACGGTATTGGAATAAGTAATGACATCCGCACCCGCCGCCGAGCTGTACAGCACCATGGATTGATTGCTGACGACGGGCTGAAGGCGGGAATCCCGGATCATACGGCAATTACCTGTACCTGGAAGGTCACAGTAACGGAATCTCCCGGGGTAATGGTGCCGATAACGATGCCTGCAGCGGGGTTGGCTCCGGTACGGGGCACGCCATCGACGGTGACGCTGCCGGCGACAAACTGGCTGCCTGCCGGAATCGGGTCAACCAGCACCACGTTGTTGACAGACTCAATTCCGTTGTTGGTCACTGCAATGGTGTAGGTGATAATGTCGCCGACTACAGCATCAACGGCAGGCGTGCTCTTTACTGCGGTGACATCCGGAGACGATACCGGGATTACCAGAACATTCGACTCCGAGGAGCCGGAGAGCAAACGTCCATCCGGCGGACTGAATGTAAAGGTGGCGGCAGCCTGATTCACCAGCTGCTGCGGCGAAGGCAGCGAGGCGACCGTGACCTGCAGGGTAATGGTTACGGTGATGGTTGCTCCCGGTGCCACCGTTCCAATATTGAGTCCGCTGGCCGGATCGGCTCCCGGCTGCGGCACGCCGTTGACCAGCACGCTGTTCGGAATAAACACAGCCCCCGCCGGTATCGAATCTGTAATAGTAACATTTGCCGCCAGATTGCCGGTGTTGGTGACTTTCAGGGAATAAGTGACCGTATCCCCGACGGTTGCGTTAGCCGTATCCGCACCTTTGACGATGTTGATGAACGGCTGGTAGACCGGAGTCACGAAGGTATTGGAATAAGAAGCGCCCGAGAAAGCTCCGGAGGTAAAGCTTACGGAAGCCTGGTTGCTCAGGGTGCCGGACGCCGGAAGTGCGTTCACAAGGATACTGAAAGTAACCAGTGATGAAGCACCCGGCGCGATAGTGCCCAGAGCAATACCATTGGCAGGGTTGGCACCCGGCAGCGGGGTGCCGTCAACGACGACGCTGCTGCTGGCAAAGGAAGCACCGGCGGGAACCGGGTCGCTGAGCACGGCGTTGGTAATCGCCTCAATGCCGTTGTTGGTGACGGTAATGCTGTAAGTGACCGTATCTCCGATAACGGCATCGGTTGCCGGAGAGCTTTTCACAACCTGCACATTTGGCGCGGAGACGGAAATCTGATTGATATTGGAAACCGCCGCCTGATTAAAGGTCCGCCCGTCCGGCAGGGTGAAGGCGAAGGACACCGTAGCTTGGTTGCTAAGCTGCTGGCTTACCGGCAGCGTGTCGATCACCACGGAGAAGGTTACAGCCAGAGTAGTGCCGGCGGCTATGGTGCCAAGGGCGATTCCGGTTGCCGGATTGGCTCCGGGAGAGGGAAAGCCGTTGATCAGCACGCTGTTCGGAACCAGTGTAGACCCTGCTGGAATGGTGTCGGTTAAAGTAGCCGTCGCCGGATAGTTGCCGGTATTGCTGACATTCACCGTGTAAATAATGGTATCCCCGACGGTTGCTTTTACAGTGCTTGCACTTTTCGCTGCACCGATAACCGGCTGATAGACCGGTGTGGTCACAATGTTCGAGAAAGCGACGCTGGAGAGGGCGCCGGAGGTAAAGCTCACAGAGGACTGATTGTTCAGCAGACCGCTGCCCGGCAGCGAATTAACAGTTACGCTGAAGGCTACGGTTACCGAAGCTCCCGGTGCAATGCTGCCTATCGTGATTCCTGTAGACGGTGAAGCCGCTGGTCGGGCAACGCCATTCACCAGCACACTGCCGGGAACAAACGCCGTGCCTGATGGCAGAGCATCCGTAAATACAACATTGTTGACAGCGGCAATACCGTTATTCGTCAGCGTTACGGAATATACAATCGTGTCACCAAGAGTGGTTGCTGTTGTCGCTGTTGTTTTAACTACAGCGAGATTGGGATTGGTGACAGGGATCGTTACCGTATTGGAAAGAACCGAACCGTTCAGTGTCCGCCCGTCCGGCAGAGTGAAGCTGTACGCCGCAGTTCCCTGGTTGACGAGCAGCTGCGGTGAAGGCAGCGAGGTGATGACTACGGAGAAAACAACCGCTACGGTTGCCCCCGCCGCAATCGTTCCCGCCGCAATTCCGGCAGCCGGATCAGCCTGGGGCAGTGGCAGCCCGTTGATCAGGACACTGTTCGGCTGGAACGCAGTGCCGGCCGGAATGGTATCTTTTACGGTCAGCGCTGCCGGATAATTGCCGGTGTTGCTGACCGTCAGGGTATAGGTTACAGTATCCCCGACTGTGGCATTGGCTGTACTGGCGCTTTTGACCGCAGAGAGCACAGGCTGGTAAAAAGGAACGCTGACCGTATTGGAAATAGTCGAGCCCGAAAAAG
This genomic interval carries:
- the yhbH gene encoding sporulation protein YhbH — its product is MPQSSGHSAFVVSKEDWSLHRKGHQDQERHQQKVREAIKDNLPDLVTEENIIMSDGKQIVKVPIRSLDEYRIIYNFRKQKHVGQGDGESQVGDVLGRDSQSAHPGKGDKAGDQPGQDTVEAEVDLEDLEDILFEDMELPHLAPKTQEEIEVKSIVFNDIRKKGMMSNIDKKRTLLENLRRNASRGKPGIHSISPDDLRYKTWDDITVPHSNAVIIAMMDTSGSMGTFEKYCARSFFFWMTRFLRRQYEKVEIVFLAHHTEAKEVSEHDFFTRGESGGTICSSAYQKALDIIDSRYPPAKYNIYPFHFSDGDNLTSDNERCVKLIGELLKRSNMFGYGEVNQYNRSSTLMSAYRHLKQEQFMHYVIKDKKEVYQALKTFFGKREAVK
- a CDS encoding COG1361 family protein encodes the protein MIRDSRLQPVVSNQSMVLYSSAAGADVITYSNTVNTPVVGPVLTLVKSADHTSASLGETLVYTLIARNEGNAPALTTLVDALPSGVSFVANSVLRDGVPLPGVSPFSGILLGAVAPQTEVRIAFQVIVVSLPPSLELGNRARAVYSFTTPEGRHVEGEVFSNQITVSLLAYKLSILLASSTPTTFVGDAVTFTLRVRNEGTRLMSGILTTLPVPEGAIFLPGSVISGGIYSPDADPDKGIPLPPLDPGKTADISFQVRVVSVPALTAQAVVTYDADGDTDGTKSNTVTVAVIQSGLSVSLKVDKYSAAPGDRLGYRFTIRNSGKLAVDAMLAGAIPSGTLFVWDSVHIDGIPQRGVHPGEGIPLGTIRAGSAAVVDLLVSIPAEADILQMPAIQNQGSVEYTFTLPDGRNVRERVRSNTVTTLLFSPVISIEMTGEPPMVEPGGIAEFNIAVTNSGNYPAEVSVIQIIPQGCTLETGKVTISVHTVPESKYSGIVSLGVMDPGQTAQLSYLVRVHPGYMGSALQGSSTALYLYTIDGRRYSGEARSNSYKLMIEEISE